In Malus sylvestris chromosome 2, drMalSylv7.2, whole genome shotgun sequence, the genomic stretch acctacgtacttgtcttggtgtcagttaAACCAATGACTCGAaaccagtcactctcactaagagaagacataacacatattgatcttaacggactgtcaatgctcaattggcaatcctatgatcaggaacgtttaggatatgtatacgaaagagaatggtctcatgaatctaacttctttaaattacattctcctaattacatattccttggacttatcgtttaagcatataacatttatatgagacggcttaaaacaataatctttgcccttgatattaagctagattagtttaacatgtgaaatgtccgtaaagtatcatcatatgattggttttagggcacatttccaacaatctcccacttgcactagagccaatcagcttggtcatcagtgatgatacctcttctgtagtcatttcaaaaatggctgagtagtaggcctaggcaatggatatctatatgttatccatagaagcaaccttgagaataatgacgtcaccattatacatgattcttaatcatgtggtttagtctctcatttgagtttggatcttgatgagaccttaattccctggcttgagctatcgccccattagtgtcgtagtgtgacgcgtaaaataagttaacacacaaatttaaccctctttttgacaattgtagtatagatgtaagtagggtatcgttctaggccggggattaggagggattgctaatctattctaaattaatttaaaaatattaaacaagactcaaggacacaaaactaggctaaaaactctaataactcgaaacacacttagaatgactcaaaataatgaaaacaatcaaattagacactaggaattgaaatggacggaaattgaattaaaagactaacaacaatgaaaactaactaaataatataatttaataatggggggggtttggttttgacgagaagtaaattaaacttaaataaattacagaattgacaaaagcatgaaattaaggtgaaaggataggtgacggactagctagagggttcttctccacacatgacacatatgcaacctaaattgattttcagttgttctttcaataaattgtaaatctcaacgccccaaattaaccgtgaattgcactaattaacgctcagtttttccacaagttattgggttggatgattgcatacgacaacccaaaacattccctacaagttccctacatgaattgcataatagagatacaagcaagaatcattaagttctatgaaaaacataagcattgacgatgcactcgttactatgatttgcatgaaacttatgccaagaatttacttaacgtgattgtgactagcaaccttcactacttgtgaatataagttcataacgattaggtgaaactcccttatattctagcgtcaaattcatgcatgtaaattaagtatgcattcttaatcgacatacaaaaataagctatcaatcaagcagttaagcaatttaaatcacaactcagaaatcacaactgaaggtaatcaattcatattacaaatatattcatggctttgaattaacctctagccaaaataaatttagttacacattattaaaacagaaataaaatataagtttagaaagatttaaccgagagagaagGCAGCTTGCTACTTCTGTCTGTCCGTGCCTTTTCTTCgttctttctattttcttctcACGTCTGACTGCTCTCTGCCCTCACTGCTCTCTGCCTTCCCTGTCAGTTTCTTCCCTGCTCTCTTTATTTTCTGCCTTCCCCCCcagtcttctctctctctctgcccgTGTTATCTGTCCtcacttcttttattttttattttttttatttttttatttttttttatcctttctTTTATTGATGTCTGCCATTCTttgcttttatcattttttgtttttctttccgccattcctttcttctttctttcctccACCATTCCTTTCTTTATGTTTCTTTTATTCCTCCATCATTCCATGTCTCCcctcttatttattttcttattcttctttctccACACAGTCTGCAAGTCTCTCCCTTTCCTCTTTTATTATTCAATTTCTTGATAGTCCACTTCCTTCCTTTGTTTAATGCCGTGTTGCACTCTGTCTTTTCTCTATTCTTTTCTGcccattttgtttgaaattaatcctacaacaaaattaactgtacattaacacaaggtaaggtaaaatgccacaattttaacacaaaaacatccaaagactttagaaatgaatggtataaatgcatgaaatatatgagtgatcaaatacccccaaacttacatttttgctagtcctctagcaaaacaaagaaaacatgaaaaagtactaacatgaaaaacattagtttccccctatgtgaccctcatagaatttcattcaagaaaacaaatcatcaagaaccatagctagcaccaaacaaactaatccaagttcatcttccttattcaaatattagcagtaatctttgaatcatccttgaagtgtagtgtgtgagatagccatgctaatgcaatttaaaaaatgttgctttttttttattttttttaaatcaccatatgcaaactagcaaccttctcacgggatatacactcaatcacacatgtgcttagttttaatgtgtttcgctcaaaaaatcaaatgtgaaatttctaccataagcttgcataaagatcacttctccacagtcataattgcaaaacttaaatcaagaggacttttattggatgtaatgaggtttagggatagggttattgaaacgatagaataggaaaacacaagttccaagctacattgcaagcaattcttttctttagatttataagaactcaagctctccagcaattcttctagcacctccaaccacacccttaactgaaacttgaaaaactttttattttctttgtatacaatctttctttttcttttcttttttcttctttttatttttttattttttttatttttatttttatacaaacatgaaatacccccacacttattcttttgccaaacaccttcaaagtacttcacaaacatttctcataagacaatctcacattgctcactagcttgattggaaagggtaaggaaaaatgtttcaggtataaggtagacatatctggtgataagaaataaaaggctcaacatacacggctcaaattggcaatctaatgatatcatttttatttgggaaacatggttatttgggccatagtggtaaacctaatgcctctatcatttccaagttcatgcaatcaatgacaaacatttcgaaagatcgttacgcaagttctagagatgtatctcacataagttcatcacacatgaaagaataggagtgtatgaaaaatgcacacactttcaatcggctcaaaaactcacataggatgtatatggtcactaaattcacatatgaagctttaagtcatactttagtttcacattaacaaggctatgtgcatttggtttttcaaagatggtcaaacatgtacaaaactaacaagagaattaggaatttcacaaaacacatgttaactaagttcttgatgatcatggttcaaatttgatccaattatatcattgggccgggaaactaacaaaaatctaattcaaaacaataagggaaacaagacaatatttttggatttttaaattttccgattttttaaatttttttttttaaaagaaaacaaaactaattaagaaaacaaaaagcaacaacatggaaacaaatgaaactcgttcgtagttgaaggtacaaaaaaaatttcaatttggtcatttttatactctttacccccaaacttaaactggacattgtccccaatgtcagaaaacactataatgcaaataaaaataaaataaataaataataagaaacaaaataaagcaattggattgaaaacttccctagtttgcagtaaaaccaagcgatgacccctccaagctaaaattctgcaatcaacttcaagggtggaaataaccaaaagttcctgcaaagaaaagaaataattcagttaagtaacgcaagaaaatgtaaaaaataaaaaaataaaaaaattgaaaatcacgataaaagacaatgaatagaactaataagtgatcattggtcgtgcttgttgactttccatagctttcctcttgaacggggtgacacttagctttttacttgcaagtgatgatttgatgatattgtacggcgaggctttgctctttagCGAAGGTGCCCTCcaaatgttgttgaagcttctcgagttcttggATTTAACTCGCACTCCTTTTGCTGAGTTCTTCTCTGCTTGATTCTTCTATATGGCAGGCAGGCACAAGGTAGCTTGTGTTGGTTtgattctttcttcaatctttccaagtgcccacctcttgctttctttctccttgtccctagctgaagatgaattggcaaattgtctccacatgcttcgaggtatcattttcacttcccttacttGTCCCCCAAGTAGATGTGGTAGACAAAacagaagcataagatgatgaagatgagtactcgagagcaaggctaggtaatcaatcaggaaggggttccaggcagttggctcCAGATCGAAAGATttataccaagtgctggctgattgtttgctttctccttgtcgtaaaacaaagacaaggagaaggacagggagaaagcatgatatgagatactcttgctttcaaccttcatgatatgaaatacttttgctttggatgggttgtttgcagaggtaccccaaggaataaggaacacagAGTAACTTGAAAGGTTTCTTTGGGAatacattctcggagatgaagaagtgttgagagggtgtgcctttgctatgggaaggcgaaggtagatacttataggacttttctgcacaaccggaactattctctcactcattgtcggcagccggtggatggatgaatagtataAATTACGCgttttctgacaaagctgcccgtaatttccgcaaagctgccagttgcatgtgacgagtgacgacacgtctggacaaattgatcttttgaaatccggggttcggctcgtgttttctgagcaagcccagcttttgagaaaggaaacgcctcttttgagaaaagaatccggcttttgagaaaggagccccgactcttcgatttgcgagatgacgcttcttcgatttctgaggagcgcctcttcgatttcttctttttatagaggcgctaattttgttccacaacacacttgagctccttcttgtaaacactcccttcttgcattttttttttttaatcttgatcagtccgactctcttctttcttcaccacctctgaaaaatgtttggcccttccgaccgtcgttttgacttgaaccttgatgaaggagcagcccctccttttccagacaacatatggcgcccgtccctcatatcccctactggtcctctcaccgttggggattcggtgatgaaaaatgacatgaccgctgcggtggtggcccggaaccttgtcacccccagagataacagactgctcgctagacggtctgatgaattggcggttaaggagtctctggctcttagcgtgcagtgtgcgggttctgtgtccaacatggcccaacgcctatttgctcgaacccgtcacgttgaatcgttggtggctaaaatacagagtctcaaagaggagattagaggactcaagcatgaaaataaacaattgcacaagcttgcacacaattatgccacaaacatgaagaggaaaattgaccagctgcaggaaaatgatggtcagattttacttgatcaccggaggtttgtgggtttgttccaaccgcatctgccttcgtcttctggggaggcaccgcgtagtgaagctccaactgatcaaccttcgaaacctcctccttccgtggccccatCAACTGCTGAAGCACCGcctgaccaatgaatgctattagcttacacatcattgtaaaatatttttacttttatgtttatttatatatatatatatatatatatttttttttaggtgtgtttttttttttttttaaatcaatgtaaaatatgtaaatcaatgtaaaaagactttgtttaaccttcccccacacttaaactaaataacacaaactcacagaaatcaaccaaataacacaactaactaaacaaaacaaaatgaaagcagtaaagataagggtgtaagaatgcaaatctgatttggttagcgattccaaagtctcccttcgttgaatgcttgggttgcctcccaagaagcgcttgatttaacgtctttagccggacgaatctttcctttaaactcccctcggctccaaagcatggaatttatcttttaatgggaggtgatacttgaaatgattcggcaatggtttaaattcaagagtgggtgcctgaatcatcaaaatcagaaacatgttagtataaattaaaattgaaattggagaagatggcttactttctttttccgacacaaactcaatgacaaacaccacatctttgaacatttccgggactttgaactgggccaggtttactatgatagttgtggcttgtcccgtgtcatcaaactcaactgctttgggcttgattgtctcatgcacaacctcttggatgtattcttgatatgcttcaaccacttcattctcttgaatcccttttcttggtgtgcaaggttctttgaacgtttcaataccatcgggaacttgttttggtgcaccaagaattgggatatcactttgcacctttggaaaagcttccacaatgtctttttcactctctttgatatttggaatcaaaaacctgcaaggacaaaagacattcggtggaataatgttagaatgaagtgaatttagaacttcctcacctgagttaaatgacatagggatttgaggagcttgcagcaagaattcttctaaactgcccaggtcgtcctcctcctcttctgcttgcagcagcaattcatccatgttcgggctgtgtttggatggttctgggacagcttcatccttcatgtcaccttccaaagtgatggcttcatcgatttcaacttctgcctttgaatttgcaatgtttgagttGGAAAGTTCACTTTGAACTTGAATCTGTGCCAtgaattccacaatctgcccaacttgcatatccaattcgtccactcttttgactcggtcttgcatctcctggttttgattttctactccctgattcaaagaggtgagtaacttattaagtgtatcattattcaaggacgtacctgaattgaattgggctgattgttgtggtggctgtgacggttcatatggccactgatagaactcttccgatggcggcaattgttcttctttttgtgaacCCTGCGTCAAAGAAATTAGtccttcaagaatttcattataattcacgggcatactttgatttgattggaattgttgtgggggatgtttataatctgaattacctctccaatctgaattgcaagcgttggaaaacatgttgccccttgattggttatggccttgatatccccaaacatcttcatttgcagaaaattgaggactttgatatccttgcccatagggcacatcaagtgtagggacacttggcattgtggtccgttcggcattatgagtcaattgagcagtgagctgtgccaattgagcttgaatggtcgcaagtgccatgtcttgctccatttgtacctaaaatcaaagaaagaaaaataaa encodes the following:
- the LOC126583414 gene encoding uncharacterized protein LOC126583414 codes for the protein MPVNYNEILEGLISLTQGSQKEEQLPPSEEFYQWPYEPSQPPQQSAQFNSGTSLNNDTLNKLLTSLNQGVENQNQEMQDRVKRVDELDMQVGQIVEFMAQIQVQSELSNSNIANSKAEVEIDEAITLEGDMKDEAVPEPSKHSPNMDELLLQAEEEEDDLGSLEEFLLQAPQIPMSFNSGEEVLNSLHSNIIPPNVFCPCRFLIPNIKESEKDIVEAFPKVQSDIPILGAPKQVPDGIETFKEPCTPRKGIQENEVVEAYQEYIQEVVHETIKPKAVEFDDTGQATTIIVNLAQFKVPEMFKDVVFVIEFVSEKERTFGYFHP